In Sulfurospirillum tamanense, one DNA window encodes the following:
- a CDS encoding nitroreductase family protein — translation MHVHEAIKKRKSIRAFLDKEVPLELVGRILEHAKQTPSSTNMQPWSVCVVAGEAKKKLDQALLGAFDAGVQPSPDYLYYPKEWAEPYKGRRITIGAQMYDILGIKREDKAARIKQWRANFEAFGAPVVLYFFMDKILKGGSWLDYGMFLQSVMLLCVEEGLGSCSMGSLAEYPDIVRKELGVESEKILLCGMAIGYPDTRAPINSLETQREPWSAFTTVYM, via the coding sequence ATGCACGTCCACGAAGCAATCAAGAAACGTAAATCTATTCGAGCATTTTTAGATAAAGAGGTTCCTTTGGAGCTTGTTGGGCGTATTTTAGAGCATGCAAAACAGACCCCTTCTAGTACCAACATGCAGCCTTGGAGCGTGTGTGTGGTTGCAGGAGAGGCAAAAAAAAAGCTAGACCAAGCACTGCTTGGTGCCTTTGATGCAGGTGTGCAGCCAAGCCCTGATTACCTTTATTATCCCAAAGAGTGGGCTGAGCCTTATAAGGGCCGTCGTATTACAATTGGGGCGCAAATGTATGATATTTTGGGCATCAAAAGAGAAGATAAGGCAGCACGTATCAAACAGTGGCGTGCAAACTTTGAAGCTTTTGGGGCGCCTGTGGTGTTGTATTTTTTCATGGATAAAATCCTCAAGGGGGGTTCTTGGCTCGATTATGGGATGTTTTTGCAATCTGTCATGCTCTTGTGCGTGGAAGAGGGGCTAGGGTCTTGTTCCATGGGCTCTTTGGCAGAATATCCAGACATTGTGCGAAAAGAGCTGGGTGTGGAAAGCGAAAAAATTTTACTGTGCGGGATGGCAATTGGTTATCCAGATACACGTGCACCCATTAACTCTCTTGAGACTCAAAGAGAGCCTTGGAGTGCTTTTACAACTGTTTACATGTAA